From Oscillospiraceae bacterium CM, a single genomic window includes:
- a CDS encoding HD domain-containing protein: MPETGAVLDAMIRYYAGDARRIGHFLKVYGFAKAIGEKEGLDAQTQLILEVAALTHDIGIKNSELKYQSAAGPYQETEGPPEARKMLSALGYAAPLIDRVSWLIAHHHTYGQIEDLDLQILIEADFIVNAIEDDMTPSAVSAVKNKIFRTPSGTDYLNAVCPDS; encoded by the coding sequence ATGCCGGAAACAGGCGCTGTGCTCGACGCGATGATCCGCTATTATGCGGGTGACGCCAGACGAATCGGCCACTTTTTAAAAGTTTACGGTTTTGCCAAGGCGATCGGCGAGAAGGAAGGCCTCGACGCGCAGACGCAGCTGATTCTGGAGGTCGCCGCGCTGACACACGATATCGGCATCAAAAACAGCGAATTGAAGTATCAGAGCGCAGCCGGGCCGTATCAGGAGACAGAGGGCCCCCCGGAAGCCCGGAAAATGCTGTCTGCTCTTGGGTATGCCGCGCCGCTGATCGACCGTGTATCCTGGCTGATTGCCCACCACCACACATACGGACAGATTGAGGATTTGGATTTACAGATTCTTATTGAAGCCGATTTTATTGTTAACGCCATTGAAGACGATATGACGCCATCCGCTGTTTCAGCGGTCAAAAATAAAATTTTTCGCACGCCGTCCGGCACAGACTACCTCAATGCCGTGTGCCCTGATTCATAA
- a CDS encoding DUF342 domain-containing protein, with amino-acid sequence MPMHGQPANANITGTEPADKTPPKDAAVSVIIKNSAMSAGFILTAPAGGGRLLTAETLKAALARQGVTTNIDWQAIDSLAENPRYDTEVVVATGTEPIDGVDGTVTFAVRTENRGKPKMLENGRVDYYDLGLIENVRAGQILGKVTPPIDGTPGLTVTGQVVRQKPGKPAPIVLGPNTEWSQDGSQILSKINGQFEFDGKKVSVGETYTLNQDVDTSTGNIKVAGNLVIRGMVTSGLTIEAGGFITVAGIVESATVKSGGDLNLQGGALGSSIECKGNMKCRFVENCSVYASGDIRAEYILNSTVRSKKSLKTEGVISKIIGGTCIVMQNIECRTLGSSSGIKTKLQIGNDPDLVERQRSLSDMIPDLEKQLQSLEPLLKLLRQLEEVGRLTEEKQQMLQKASYSHNTISATLQSAVAELNDLNAALYNRNYGKVICTGTAYPGTVVTIGSALYVVSSNLMNTSFYYSDGEVAIGSAR; translated from the coding sequence ATGCCGATGCATGGACAGCCAGCAAACGCCAACATAACAGGCACCGAGCCCGCTGACAAAACGCCGCCAAAAGACGCTGCCGTCAGCGTTATTATCAAAAACAGCGCGATGTCTGCCGGTTTTATTTTAACAGCCCCTGCCGGTGGCGGCCGCCTTTTGACGGCGGAGACACTGAAAGCGGCGCTTGCCCGACAGGGCGTGACGACCAATATTGACTGGCAGGCCATTGATTCTCTTGCCGAGAATCCTCGATACGATACGGAAGTCGTTGTGGCAACCGGCACAGAGCCGATTGACGGCGTTGACGGCACGGTGACGTTTGCCGTCAGAACGGAAAACAGGGGCAAGCCAAAAATGCTAGAAAACGGCCGGGTTGACTATTATGACCTCGGCCTGATCGAAAATGTCCGCGCTGGTCAGATTCTTGGCAAAGTCACGCCACCGATTGATGGGACCCCCGGACTGACAGTAACAGGACAGGTCGTCCGCCAAAAGCCCGGCAAACCGGCACCCATCGTCTTGGGGCCGAATACGGAATGGAGTCAAGACGGCAGCCAAATTCTCTCAAAAATTAACGGCCAGTTTGAGTTTGACGGCAAAAAGGTCTCCGTCGGCGAGACGTATACACTCAATCAGGACGTTGACACCTCGACCGGCAACATCAAGGTCGCGGGTAATCTCGTCATTCGCGGCATGGTGACATCCGGCCTGACCATCGAAGCGGGCGGGTTTATCACCGTTGCCGGTATTGTCGAATCGGCGACGGTCAAATCCGGCGGTGATTTAAATTTGCAGGGCGGCGCACTTGGCAGTTCCATTGAGTGCAAAGGAAACATGAAATGCCGCTTCGTTGAAAATTGCAGCGTTTATGCCAGCGGTGATATTCGGGCCGAATACATTCTCAACAGCACCGTTCGCTCCAAGAAAAGCCTGAAAACAGAAGGCGTCATCTCGAAGATCATCGGCGGCACCTGCATTGTGATGCAAAACATCGAGTGCCGGACACTCGGATCATCATCAGGCATCAAAACAAAGCTTCAGATTGGTAATGACCCCGATCTCGTTGAACGTCAGCGCAGCCTTTCCGACATGATACCCGATCTGGAAAAGCAGCTACAAAGCTTAGAGCCGCTTTTAAAACTTCTCCGTCAGCTGGAGGAGGTCGGTCGATTGACGGAAGAGAAACAGCAGATGCTTCAGAAAGCTTCCTATAGCCACAATACGATTTCAGCGACACTTCAAAGCGCCGTCGCCGAGCTCAACGACCTCAATGCCGCACTGTATAACAGAAACTACGGTAAGGTCATCTGCACTGGAACAGCCTATCCGGGCACCGTTGTGACAATCGGCTCTGCCCTCTATGTCGTGTCAAGTAATCTGATGAACACCTCCTTTTATTACAGTGACGGCGAGGTGGCCATCGGCTCGGCGCGCTGA
- a CDS encoding 4Fe-4S binding protein — MIRKIIKIDEEKCNGCGICAQACHEGAIQMIGGKARLTREDYCDGLGDCLPGCPTGAITFEEREAPAYDHAAVMAAKGDKTEKAPLPCGCPGSQAKSLARAVQAPAQTTAAESELTQWPVQIKLVPINAPYFDNANLLIAADCTAFAYGDFHKKFIRNHVTLIGCPKLDEGDYAEKLTEIIRRNNIKSVTVVRMEVPCCGGIENAVKKALQNSGKFIPWSVVVISTDGKILEG, encoded by the coding sequence ATGATCCGTAAAATCATAAAGATCGACGAAGAAAAATGCAACGGCTGCGGCATCTGCGCGCAGGCCTGCCACGAGGGCGCCATCCAGATGATCGGCGGGAAGGCACGGCTGACCCGCGAGGATTACTGCGACGGGCTCGGAGACTGTCTGCCCGGCTGTCCGACGGGCGCCATTACTTTTGAAGAGCGCGAGGCACCGGCGTACGACCACGCGGCCGTGATGGCGGCCAAAGGCGACAAGACCGAGAAAGCGCCGCTGCCGTGCGGCTGCCCGGGTTCGCAGGCGAAATCGCTGGCAAGGGCGGTGCAAGCGCCGGCTCAAACCACTGCTGCCGAGAGCGAACTGACGCAATGGCCCGTTCAGATCAAGCTCGTGCCCATAAACGCGCCGTATTTTGACAATGCCAATCTGCTCATTGCGGCCGACTGCACGGCTTTTGCCTATGGGGACTTCCACAAAAAGTTTATCCGAAACCATGTGACGCTGATCGGCTGCCCAAAGCTCGACGAGGGCGACTATGCTGAGAAGCTCACGGAGATTATAAGGCGTAACAATATCAAAAGCGTTACGGTTGTCCGAATGGAAGTGCCGTGCTGCGGCGGGATTGAAAACGCCGTCAAAAAGGCGCTTCAAAACAGCGGGAAGTTTATTCCATGGTCTGTCGTTGTCATCTCAACGGATGGGAAGATTTTAGAAGGTTAA
- a CDS encoding trypsin-like peptidase domain-containing protein, giving the protein MKKRVATIILSLLLIVTILPVTVLAGTLSNFTKVNTYSSGQFTDVSNQWFAPYVQTAYEYGLVNGSSPTTFSPGNNLTIAEAIKLAACLHSIYNTGSANFPSGSPWYQPYVDYALSNDIIPVSYPNYKANATRADFAVILAAALPDEALMAKNQIDDNAIPDVSVTYSYGPAVYKLYRAGVLAGSDSAGTFYPGSFITRDAVAAIVTRMASTDFRQSLTLTENELTATEISKLCCPAVFYIEVYDSTGKVSGCASGFFISSSGLAVTNFHVISRASSAKIVTKDGGIYNVSGVYDYSETNDLALLQISGSGFPYLNLGNSDTAATGSTIYAIGYPLGVDQTFSKGTITNAAHLIDGVSYIMIDASISHGSSGGALINTAGEVIGVTSGGYEDGQNLNLAVPINLVNNMKQTSTVPLSTVASSTSALKVTASPAAVTINKGSKTTVTLTASSGNFDSIAYQIGNYSIVACAWGDWSGNSIPLTFTGLAPGSTAVIIGLLDENDNALATTSINVTVVGSGTSTAYYSGYYPAPDYGAYVNCAPYYQNYDPSTDSEFFAYRISDLTVDSHYAIDGYFDLLSDNGFHYFSSFYDDYGDLVYVFRNSSYGLDVYYSIGEFYSSNCVLIFVVPI; this is encoded by the coding sequence ATGAAAAAGCGCGTTGCAACGATCATCCTGTCATTACTGCTCATCGTAACCATTTTGCCGGTTACGGTGCTCGCGGGAACGCTCTCAAATTTTACGAAAGTCAATACATATAGCAGCGGGCAATTTACCGACGTATCAAATCAGTGGTTTGCCCCGTACGTCCAGACGGCTTATGAATACGGCCTGGTCAACGGGTCCTCCCCCACAACGTTTTCGCCCGGCAACAACCTGACGATCGCCGAGGCGATCAAGCTCGCCGCCTGCCTGCACAGCATCTACAATACCGGCTCGGCGAATTTTCCGTCCGGCTCGCCTTGGTATCAGCCGTACGTTGATTATGCGCTGTCAAACGACATCATCCCGGTATCATATCCAAATTACAAAGCCAACGCCACACGTGCCGACTTTGCCGTCATCCTGGCGGCCGCGCTCCCCGACGAGGCACTGATGGCCAAAAACCAGATCGACGACAATGCCATCCCCGATGTCTCCGTCACGTATTCATATGGCCCCGCCGTCTATAAGCTCTACCGTGCCGGCGTCCTAGCCGGCAGCGACAGCGCCGGGACGTTTTACCCCGGCAGCTTCATCACGCGCGATGCCGTCGCAGCCATCGTCACGCGTATGGCCAGCACCGATTTCCGCCAGTCTTTGACGCTGACGGAAAACGAGCTGACGGCGACGGAAATTTCCAAACTATGTTGCCCTGCGGTATTTTATATCGAAGTTTATGATTCAACAGGTAAAGTATCAGGGTGCGCCAGCGGCTTTTTTATCAGCAGTTCCGGCCTTGCCGTGACAAATTTTCACGTCATCAGCAGAGCCTCCTCCGCGAAAATCGTCACGAAAGATGGCGGTATTTACAACGTCTCCGGCGTATATGATTATAGTGAAACCAATGATCTGGCGTTATTGCAGATCAGCGGGTCCGGTTTTCCATACCTGAATTTGGGCAATTCCGATACTGCTGCCACAGGGTCGACGATTTATGCCATCGGCTACCCGCTTGGCGTGGATCAGACGTTTTCTAAGGGGACGATCACAAACGCCGCACACCTCATTGACGGCGTCAGTTATATTATGATTGACGCGTCCATCTCACACGGCAGCAGCGGCGGCGCGCTGATCAACACCGCCGGTGAGGTCATCGGCGTCACAAGCGGTGGGTATGAAGACGGGCAAAATCTGAACCTGGCCGTACCGATCAATTTGGTTAATAACATGAAGCAAACGTCGACCGTGCCGTTATCGACGGTCGCCTCGTCAACGTCAGCGCTGAAAGTAACGGCTTCGCCCGCTGCCGTTACAATTAATAAGGGCTCCAAAACAACCGTGACGCTGACCGCCAGCTCCGGGAATTTTGACTCTATCGCCTATCAAATAGGAAATTACTCTATCGTAGCATGTGCCTGGGGGGATTGGTCTGGTAATTCGATTCCGCTTACATTTACCGGTCTTGCACCGGGAAGCACAGCGGTTATAATCGGCCTGCTGGATGAAAATGATAACGCGCTGGCAACAACGTCAATAAATGTTACTGTTGTCGGCAGCGGAACTTCCACCGCTTATTATTCGGGGTACTATCCTGCGCCGGACTATGGGGCTTACGTCAATTGCGCGCCATATTATCAAAATTATGACCCCAGCACCGATTCGGAATTTTTCGCCTATCGAATTTCCGATTTAACGGTAGACAGTCATTATGCCATTGACGGCTATTTTGATTTATTAAGTGACAATGGTTTTCACTATTTCTCTTCCTTCTACGATGACTACGGAGATTTAGTATACGTCTTCAGGAATTCATCCTATGGTTTGGATGTGTATTATTCCATCGGCGAATTTTATAGCTCTAATTGCGTCCTCATATTTGTTGTCCCTATTTAG
- a CDS encoding Crp/Fnr family transcriptional regulator, producing MTPYLSTLKKCPLFAGIDDADIDNILPCLSASVRQYEKNTFVFSADDSVFTVGIILSGSIHIIKEDFWGRKDILSQAEAGDLFAESFSCAQSERIAVSVLAADRCEIMLINCRKIIKTCSSACLFHSQLIANLLQIIANKNILLMQKIEQMSKRTTREKLLAYLSAEAEKVGRSAFDIPFNRQELADYLAIDRSAMSSELGRMRDEGLLTFERNHFELIL from the coding sequence ATGACGCCGTATCTCTCCACATTAAAAAAATGCCCGCTCTTTGCGGGCATTGACGACGCCGATATTGACAATATTCTGCCGTGCCTGTCAGCAAGCGTCCGCCAGTACGAGAAAAACACATTTGTTTTTTCAGCGGACGACAGCGTCTTCACAGTCGGAATCATTTTGAGCGGCAGCATTCATATCATTAAGGAAGACTTTTGGGGCCGGAAGGATATCCTATCTCAGGCGGAAGCGGGAGACCTGTTTGCCGAGTCGTTTTCCTGCGCTCAGTCGGAGCGCATCGCCGTCAGCGTCCTTGCTGCCGACCGGTGCGAGATTATGCTCATAAATTGCCGCAAAATCATTAAAACATGCTCGTCGGCCTGTCTCTTCCACTCACAGCTGATTGCCAACCTCTTGCAGATCATTGCCAACAAAAATATCCTGCTTATGCAGAAGATTGAGCAAATGTCCAAGCGCACAACACGCGAAAAACTTTTGGCGTATCTCTCCGCCGAGGCTGAAAAGGTCGGCAGGAGCGCCTTTGACATTCCATTCAACCGGCAGGAGCTGGCCGATTATCTCGCCATCGACCGCAGCGCCATGTCGTCCGAGCTTGGCCGGATGCGCGACGAGGGACTTCTGACGTTTGAGCGGAATCATTTCGAGCTGATATTATAA
- the hcp gene encoding hydroxylamine reductase has product MSMFCFQCEQTAGGKACTGKIGVCGKPEDVANLQDDLTRELIALAVAYSGKKPTRQAVNVMMEGLFTTVTNVNFDADSIASLTSRAAAEKKAANPNLQLDCGAPGEPLRLWSVDEDIRSLKSLILLGLRGVAAYAYHALALGYQDDDVDQMLFKGLEAISKTDATMNDLLPVVMEVGNINLKCMELLDRANTDTYGTPAPTTVPLSVEKGPFIVISGHDLHDLQLLLEQTQGKGINIYTHGEMLPAHAYPKLKAYSHLKGNFGTAWQNQQTEFDALPAPVLFTTNCLMPPKDSYRDRVFTTAVVDYPGLVHIDDNKDFTPVINKALALGGYQEDKEMTGINGGKTVMTGFGHGTVLSVAGTVIDAVKAGAIKHFFLVGGCDGAKPGRNYYTEFVQKTPADTVVLTLACGKYRFNDLDLGTLGGLPRLMDMGQCNDAYSAIKVAVALSEAFGCSVNELPLTLVLSWYEQKAVCILLTLLALGIKNIYLGPTLPAFVSPNVLNFLVENFNITPVSTPEADLKKILKA; this is encoded by the coding sequence ATGAGCATGTTTTGTTTTCAGTGTGAGCAGACGGCGGGCGGCAAGGCCTGTACCGGTAAAATCGGCGTCTGCGGCAAACCGGAGGACGTCGCCAATCTGCAAGACGATTTAACGCGGGAACTCATCGCACTGGCTGTTGCCTACAGCGGCAAAAAGCCGACGCGTCAGGCTGTCAACGTTATGATGGAAGGGCTTTTCACAACCGTCACAAATGTTAACTTCGACGCCGACTCCATCGCATCGCTTACAAGCCGCGCGGCGGCTGAGAAAAAAGCCGCCAACCCGAACCTTCAGCTTGACTGCGGCGCACCGGGCGAGCCGCTCCGCCTGTGGAGCGTTGACGAGGATATCCGGTCGTTAAAGTCGCTCATCCTGCTTGGCCTGCGCGGCGTTGCCGCTTACGCCTACCACGCTCTCGCGCTCGGCTATCAGGACGACGATGTCGACCAGATGCTCTTTAAAGGCCTTGAAGCCATCAGCAAGACGGATGCCACAATGAACGACCTGTTGCCTGTCGTAATGGAAGTCGGCAATATTAACCTCAAATGCATGGAGCTCCTTGACCGCGCCAATACCGATACGTACGGCACACCCGCGCCGACGACTGTACCACTGTCGGTTGAAAAAGGCCCCTTTATTGTTATCTCCGGCCACGACCTGCACGACCTTCAGCTGCTGTTAGAGCAGACGCAAGGGAAGGGCATCAATATTTACACGCACGGCGAGATGCTCCCGGCGCACGCGTATCCGAAGCTCAAGGCCTACAGCCATCTTAAGGGCAACTTCGGCACGGCCTGGCAGAATCAGCAGACAGAGTTTGACGCGCTGCCCGCGCCGGTGCTGTTTACGACAAACTGCCTCATGCCGCCCAAGGACAGTTACCGCGACCGCGTTTTCACAACAGCTGTTGTCGACTACCCCGGCCTCGTCCACATAGATGACAACAAGGACTTCACACCCGTCATCAATAAGGCGCTCGCGCTTGGCGGTTATCAGGAAGACAAAGAGATGACCGGCATCAACGGCGGCAAAACCGTCATGACAGGCTTCGGCCACGGCACAGTGCTGTCCGTCGCCGGGACGGTCATTGACGCGGTCAAGGCCGGTGCGATCAAGCACTTCTTCCTCGTCGGCGGCTGCGACGGCGCAAAGCCCGGCCGTAACTACTACACCGAATTTGTCCAGAAAACACCGGCCGATACCGTCGTTCTGACGCTGGCCTGCGGCAAATACCGCTTCAACGACCTCGATCTCGGGACACTCGGCGGTCTGCCGCGCCTGATGGACATGGGCCAGTGCAACGATGCCTACAGCGCTATCAAGGTTGCCGTTGCGCTCAGCGAGGCGTTCGGCTGCTCTGTCAACGAGCTGCCCTTAACGCTTGTGCTCTCCTGGTACGAGCAGAAGGCCGTCTGCATCCTCTTAACGCTTCTGGCACTCGGCATCAAAAACATCTACCTCGGGCCGACGCTCCCGGCCTTCGTCTCACCGAACGTTTTAAACTTCCTTGTTGAAAACTTCAACATCACGCCGGTTTCCACACCCGAAGCGGATCTGAAGAAGATTCTGAAGGCGTAA
- a CDS encoding helix-turn-helix transcriptional regulator: protein MTDPSLLSGLIGELRRGSLTLAVLSRLTTPRYGYALHQCLEEKGIRIEANTLYPLLRRLEAQGLVENTWDTSSPRPRKYYVLNDDGRALYDALTLEWIKLRETVERLLSEQDV from the coding sequence GTGACCGATCCGTCATTACTGAGCGGCCTGATTGGCGAATTGCGGCGGGGCTCACTGACGCTGGCTGTCCTCAGTCGGCTGACAACGCCGCGCTATGGCTATGCGCTCCACCAGTGCCTGGAGGAAAAGGGCATCCGAATCGAAGCCAATACACTCTATCCGCTTCTGCGCCGCCTTGAGGCGCAGGGTCTTGTCGAGAACACGTGGGACACGTCATCGCCGCGCCCGCGCAAATATTATGTGCTCAATGATGACGGCCGGGCGCTTTATGACGCGCTGACGTTGGAATGGATCAAGCTGCGCGAGACAGTGGAGCGCCTTTTATCGGAGCAGGACGTGTAA